From a single Mus musculus strain C57BL/6J chromosome 12, GRCm38.p6 C57BL/6J genomic region:
- the Slc38a6 gene encoding probable sodium-coupled neutral amino acid transporter 6 isoform X5 — MQVVIKKWAVPCPVTLDCINEVFQISNATDDCKPKLFHFSKESVYAIPTMAFSFLCHTSVLPIYCELQSPSKKRMQNVTNTAIALSFLVYFVSALFGYLTFYDKVESELLQGYSKYLPHDVIVMAVKLCILFAVLLTAPLIHFPARKALMMILFSNYPFSWIRHSLTTAALNAIIVVLAIYVPDIRNVFGVVGASTSTCLIFVFPGLFYLKLSREDFLSWKKLGALFLLLTGAVVGSFSLVLIIFDWVNK; from the exons ATGCAG GTAGTAATTAAAAAATGGGCCGTTCCTTGTCCTGTGACCTTAGATTGCATCAATGAAGTCTTTCAG ATTTCAAACGCAACAGATGACTGTAAACCAAAGCTCTTTCATTTCTCCAAAGAG agcGTTTACGCCATACCAACCAtggctttttcctttctctgccaTACCTCAGTATTGCCCATATACTGTGAGCTTCAAAG cccttcaaagaaaaGGATGCAGAATGTGACCAACACAGCGATTGCGTTGAGCTTTCTGGTTTACTTTGTGTCTGCACTCTTTGGCTACCTCACTTTTTATg acAAAGTGGAGTCAGAATTGCTACAAGGTTATAGTAAATACTTGCCACATGATGTTATTGTCATGGCTGTGAAGTTGTGCATACTATTCGCCGTGCTTCTGACAGCCCCTCTAATCCACTTCCCT GCCAGGAAAGCTTTAATGATGATCCTGTTCTCCAATTACCCGTTCTCCTGGATCCGACATTCCCTGACCACAGCAGCGCTCAACGCCATCATCGTGGTGCTCGCCATCTATGTCCCGGACATTAGAAATGTATTTGGTGTGGTTG GCGCCAGCACATCGACATGCTTGATTTTTGTGTTCCCAGGGTTATTTTATCTTAAACTCAGCCGAGAGGACTTCCTCTCCTGGAAAAAGCTTGGG GCTTTGTTCCTGCTCCTCACAGGCGCTGTGGTCGGAAGCTTCAGTTTAGTGCTCATCATTTTTGACTGGGTCAACAAATGA
- the Slc38a6 gene encoding probable sodium-coupled neutral amino acid transporter 6 isoform X4 produces MLLIIICVGIVFPLSLLPKIGFLGYTSSLSFFFMVFFALVVVIKKWAVPCPVTLDCINEVFQISNATDDCKPKLFHFSKESVYAIPTMAFSFLCHTSVLPIYCELQSPSKKRMQNVTNTAIALSFLVYFVSALFGYLTFYDKVESELLQGYSKYLPHDVIVMAVKLCILFAVLLTAPLIHFPARKALMMILFSNYPFSWIRHSLTTAALNAIIVVLAIYVPDIRNVFGVVGASTSTCLIFVFPGLFYLKLSREDFLSWKKLGALFLLLTGAVVGSFSLVLIIFDWVNK; encoded by the exons ATGTTGCTGATCATCATCTGTGTAGGCATCGTGTTTCCTCTCTCACTGCTTCCCAAGATAG GCTTTCTTGGCTACACAAGCAGtctatcatttttctttatggtgtTCTTTGCTCTTGTG GTAGTAATTAAAAAATGGGCCGTTCCTTGTCCTGTGACCTTAGATTGCATCAATGAAGTCTTTCAG ATTTCAAACGCAACAGATGACTGTAAACCAAAGCTCTTTCATTTCTCCAAAGAG agcGTTTACGCCATACCAACCAtggctttttcctttctctgccaTACCTCAGTATTGCCCATATACTGTGAGCTTCAAAG cccttcaaagaaaaGGATGCAGAATGTGACCAACACAGCGATTGCGTTGAGCTTTCTGGTTTACTTTGTGTCTGCACTCTTTGGCTACCTCACTTTTTATg acAAAGTGGAGTCAGAATTGCTACAAGGTTATAGTAAATACTTGCCACATGATGTTATTGTCATGGCTGTGAAGTTGTGCATACTATTCGCCGTGCTTCTGACAGCCCCTCTAATCCACTTCCCT GCCAGGAAAGCTTTAATGATGATCCTGTTCTCCAATTACCCGTTCTCCTGGATCCGACATTCCCTGACCACAGCAGCGCTCAACGCCATCATCGTGGTGCTCGCCATCTATGTCCCGGACATTAGAAATGTATTTGGTGTGGTTG GCGCCAGCACATCGACATGCTTGATTTTTGTGTTCCCAGGGTTATTTTATCTTAAACTCAGCCGAGAGGACTTCCTCTCCTGGAAAAAGCTTGGG GCTTTGTTCCTGCTCCTCACAGGCGCTGTGGTCGGAAGCTTCAGTTTAGTGCTCATCATTTTTGACTGGGTCAACAAATGA
- the Slc38a6 gene encoding probable sodium-coupled neutral amino acid transporter 6 isoform X3, with protein sequence MSSYLLIIKTELPAAISEFLPSDHSGSWYLDGQMLLIIICVGIVFPLSLLPKIGFLGYTSSLSFFFMVFFALVVVIKKWAVPCPVTLDCINEVFQISNATDDCKPKLFHFSKESVYAIPTMAFSFLCHTSVLPIYCELQSPSKKRMQNVTNTAIALSFLVYFVSALFGYLTFYDKVESELLQGYSKYLPHDVIVMAVKLCILFAVLLTAPLIHFPARKALMMILFSNYPFSWIRHSLTTAALNAIIVVLAIYVPDIRNVFGVVGASTSTCLIFVFPGLFYLKLSREDFLSWKKLGALFLLLTGAVVGSFSLVLIIFDWVNK encoded by the exons GTCTTGGTATCTTGATGGACAGATGTTGCTGATCATCATCTGTGTAGGCATCGTGTTTCCTCTCTCACTGCTTCCCAAGATAG GCTTTCTTGGCTACACAAGCAGtctatcatttttctttatggtgtTCTTTGCTCTTGTG GTAGTAATTAAAAAATGGGCCGTTCCTTGTCCTGTGACCTTAGATTGCATCAATGAAGTCTTTCAG ATTTCAAACGCAACAGATGACTGTAAACCAAAGCTCTTTCATTTCTCCAAAGAG agcGTTTACGCCATACCAACCAtggctttttcctttctctgccaTACCTCAGTATTGCCCATATACTGTGAGCTTCAAAG cccttcaaagaaaaGGATGCAGAATGTGACCAACACAGCGATTGCGTTGAGCTTTCTGGTTTACTTTGTGTCTGCACTCTTTGGCTACCTCACTTTTTATg acAAAGTGGAGTCAGAATTGCTACAAGGTTATAGTAAATACTTGCCACATGATGTTATTGTCATGGCTGTGAAGTTGTGCATACTATTCGCCGTGCTTCTGACAGCCCCTCTAATCCACTTCCCT GCCAGGAAAGCTTTAATGATGATCCTGTTCTCCAATTACCCGTTCTCCTGGATCCGACATTCCCTGACCACAGCAGCGCTCAACGCCATCATCGTGGTGCTCGCCATCTATGTCCCGGACATTAGAAATGTATTTGGTGTGGTTG GCGCCAGCACATCGACATGCTTGATTTTTGTGTTCCCAGGGTTATTTTATCTTAAACTCAGCCGAGAGGACTTCCTCTCCTGGAAAAAGCTTGGG GCTTTGTTCCTGCTCCTCACAGGCGCTGTGGTCGGAAGCTTCAGTTTAGTGCTCATCATTTTTGACTGGGTCAACAAATGA